TCCGGGGCCTATCAGTCACCATCCCCCACAAGGAGGCGGTCATCCCCTTTCTCGACGAGGTCGACGGGGATGCCCAATCCATCGGGGCAGTGAACACGGTTCTGAACAGGGACGGACGCCTCATCGGGATGAATACGGACTGGCAGGGCGCGGTGCAGGCACTGGAATCCGCCACATCCCTTGCCGGGAAGAAGGTCCTTGTGATCGGGGCCGGGGGTGCGGCCCGGGCGGTGTGCTACGGCGTGACCAGAAAGGGAGCGATCCTCCACGTCGCAAACCGCACGCCTGAGAAGGCGCGTGCCCTGGCCGAGGCATTCGGAGGGACCTGGTCTGGGCTCGAATCGCTTGACAGGCTTAACGCCTCTATCCTCGTGAACACCACCTCCGTTGGCATGGCCCCGGATGTGGACTGTTCGCCGGTCCCTGCCTCTGTGCTCGAAGGCGTCGAGGTGGCCATGGACATCGTTTACAGGCCCCGCGAGACCCGCCTTCTCCGGGAGGCCAGGGCCGCAGGGTGCCGGACCGTGGACGGGCTTGCTATGCTCCTCCATCAGGGGGCGGCCCAGTTCGAGATCTGGACGGGCCGGATGGCCCCTGTCGATATCATGGAAGAGGCCCTCGCCAAGGCCATTTCCGAAAAGGAATCTGCATGATGGAAGTGAAGATCACGGTCCCGGGCTCAAAGAGCGTCACGCAGAGGGCCATTGCGGTCGCCGCCCTTGCTGATGGCGCATCCCGCCTGGTCGGCCCTCTCGAGAGCGAGGATACACGGCTTTTCCGGGCTGCACTCTCCAGGCTCGGCATAATGATTGAGGACGCAGACGGCTCCTGGATGGTTCACGGACAGGGTGGAAGGATCCTTCCCGCAGGCGGAGAGCTTTTCATGGGGAACAACGGGACAGGGATCCGGTTTCTTGCATCTATAGTGGCGCTCGGTGAGGGCAGATACGTGCTTGGTGGCACGGAGCGCATGGCTGAGCGCCCCATTGAGCCCCTCCTTTCGGCCTTGAGGGCCTGGGGCGCAGGGGCCGTGAGCCTTCGGGGGACGGGCTGTCCTCCGGTTGCAATCGAGGCCCGGGGGCTCGAAGGGGGTGAAGTCGCCCTTTCGGCAAACCTCAGCAGCCAGTACCTATCCTCCCTTCTGATCGTCGCACCCTATGCCCGCAAGCCTGCTCGCATCCGGCTCGACGGACCCCTCGTCTCCAGGCCTTATGTGGACATCACCCTCTCTGTCATGGCCTCCTTTGGGATCGAGGCCAGGGAGGAGGAGGGCATCTTTACCGTCCCTCGCGGGATCTACCAGGCCCGCGAGTACCGTATCGAAGGCGACGCATCGAGCGCCTCCTATTTCTGGGCGGGAGCTGCAGTGACAGGGGGCTGCGTGACCGTAGCCAACATCCCTCAAGATGCCCTCCAGGGAGACGCGGCCTTTGCCGACATCCTCGGGCTCATGGGCTGCTCTGTGGAAAAGGGGCCGGATGGGGTCACGGTCCAGGGCCCTAAGGATGGGCTTACGGCCATCGAAATCGACATGGGAAAATGGCCTGATGTGGTACCGACCCTTGCGGTGACCGCAGCCTTTGCCCGGGGGCGGACGGTCATCAGAAACGTCGCCCACCTCCGGATCAAGGAGACCGACAGGCTTCGGGCCGTTGCTGTCGAACTTGGCCGTCTCGGGGCCGATGTGAGCGAGCTTCCAGACGGCCTCGTGATAGAAGGGGGAAGGAAGCTCCATGGAGGGAGCATCCGCACCTACGACGACCATCGGATCGCCATGGCCTTTGCCGTCGCTGGCCTACGGGTCCCTGGTGTCGTAATCGAGGATCCAGGGTGTGTCAGGAAGTCGTTCCCAGAGTTCTGGGATCTCTGGAGTCGGATCAGACCCTTAAGCGCAGGGTGACTACGAAATCAGATTTTTCTCCGTGCCCTCTGAGGCGCTACATTCAAGGGTTTTGTCAGTACGACCATACCTCCGTTTTCTCGGGGGCCATCTTCCCATGCGGAGGTGGATAAAATCCTTTACGGCGTTCGCATAGAATTCGCCAGTGGAGCTGGCGAGGGACTCCCGGTCCGGACTGGGGGCGATCTGGAACTGGGTGGCCTTGGAACGGCTGTCGCATACGAGCCATTCCACCTGGGTGATGGAGACTACCGGGTCCCGGGAGCTATGAAGGATCTCCGGAAGGTCCAGGATCGCCAGGTCTTCTATTCTCTCCACCACAGCCTCCTTTTCCGGAATTCCTCGAATTCTCGTCGAATGACCCCGGCAGCAAAGTCCTTATGGGCCAAATAATCGATGACATGGGCCTTGAGGCGGCTATGGATCCGCTCGAAGACCTGGACCTTTTCTCGCTCGTCAATAAAGTTTCTCTCCTTTTTGAGCTCAAAAATGAGGATGCCGCCAGTTTTTTCGAGAAATTCGTCAGCAAGCTCAGGTCCCTCAGGGAGGGTGAGGAGTGCGTCACGCGAGACCGGGACCGGGATCCTGGTAATGAGCCCCACATACCACCGATCCCCTGCCACCCTTCTGGAGGTGTCGTAGAACTCGACTGTCAATCCATTCGGGAGCTCACATCTTTCAACTATCTCCATTGGTCGTTCTGCCATTCCCTGTGTCCTCTGTGGTGAAGGAGGATTTTTGGCATTTGAGTATAGCCTGAATCCGTGAGCCTACGGCCGGGGTATTTGTTTCGTGCGGCAAATAGCCCCCGTCCATGGGGGCAGATTTGCCGTTCGAGCCCCATCCGTGGGCGCCTCACTCCACAAATACCCCGGCCGTAGGCTTATGCTGTGAAATCGAAAGGTTGAGTGCATATCTCACGGATTCAGGTACAGGGCCATCACCACAGGGACAGTGAAAAGGCCTCAGTGTTTGAAGGCCCTTTGCCCGGTAAACACCATGGCGACAGGAGGATCTGCCTCGTTGCAGGCCTCGATGGCCTCCCAGTCCCGCAGGGAACCTCCGGGTTGCACGATGGCCGTGACCCCCTCCCGAATCCCCACGTCCACCCCGTCACGGAAGGGGAAAAAGGCGTCAGAGACCATGACCGACCCAGGTAGGCCCCCCCGGTCCTTTTTGACCTGGGCGTCGATGGCAGCGATTTCTTCCTGGGGCCGCTCCCCCTTTTGGACCGCGAGTTCAAGATTCTTGTACGGGATGCCGTGACGATCGTAGCAGAGGATGTCCGCGTATTTCGTGTAGGCCTTGAAGACCGCGATCTCTGCCACCCCGACCCGATCCTGCTCTCCCGTCCCGATCCCAACGGTCACGCAGTTCTTTACGTAGATGACCGAGTTGGAGGTGATCCCCTGCTCGACTGCCCACCCAAAGAGGATATCCTCATACTCCCGATCATCAGGCAGGCGTTTCGTGCGGTAGGTCTTCCCCTCGTATTCGCATTCCGCGGGCCTCAGATCCTCACGGGAACGGATCCTGTTTATCTGGGACTGCTGGAGGATGATCCCCCCGTCTATGAGGCTCTTGAAGTCCACGAACCGTGTGTCCCAAAAGGTCTCGAGCCTGTCAATGCGCGGGATCTGGATGATCCTGAGGTTCTTCCTACGGCCAAGGACAGAGAGCGTCCCTTCTTCAAAGGAAGGTGCGCAGACCACCTCGAGGTACTGGGAGGCAAGGAACTCGGCGGTGGCCAAGTCCACGGGTCGGTTGAGGGCCACACATCCGCCGAAGGCGGCCACCCGGTCCGCTCGCCAGGCCTTTATGACGGCCTGCTCAAGGGTATCTGCCATGGCGACCCCGCAGGGGTTGTTGTGCTTGACGATGACCGCTGCAGGCCTCTTCATGAGGAACTTCAGTATATTCAGGGCATTGTCCGCGTCTGTGAGGTTGATCTTCCCTGGGTGTTTGCCTGCCTGGAGCATGTCTGATTCAGTGATAGCGGAGACAAGTCCGTTACCAGGTTTGATGTAAGAGCAGCCCCCAAGCACAAGGTTCCCGTTCACCAGTTCATAGAGGGCGGCCTCTTGATCGGGGTTCTCCCCGTATCTGAGGCCCCTTTCCTCCATGGCCCCTGTCTTTTCATTCTTGAAGCACCATGTGCGTTTCTTGTAGACCAGGGTCTGATCTCCAAACGAGATTCGGAGATCGGCTGGAAACTGATCCCCTATGATGGTCCTATACATCTGTTTCAGGTCCTTCATCGTGCCGCGTCTCCTTTCTTGCCCGTGATCCGGCCCTTGAGGGCCACCTCATCCAGCACGCCCGAGTGCGGAAGACCGTCCGGGAAGATGTAGGACGGCGTCCCTGTAATGCCCTTTTCGGAGAGGAACTTCACCGTCTCCTCCACCTTGCGCTTCCCGTCCTCGCACTGGTTTTCAGACCGGTAGCGCGTCCGGAGTCCATCCAATCCCTTATTGTCGCAGATGATGGAGATGCACTCCTCCTTGGCCCCCCGGTGGAACGAAAGGGGATAGAAGAGGACCTTAAGGGTGATTTCCCCGCGTTCGGCCATGGGGCCGAGGACCGCCTCGGCCTTTTGGCAGTAAGGGCACTGGGGGTCGGTCACGAAATAGACCACAGGGCCGGAGTTTCCCACCGTAAAGGCCGTAAGTGCGGAGAGCCTCTCCATTTCAGCAGGAAGGAACCGGTTGAGTTCAGAGATCCGCTCCTGTGTGAGGTTTCCTCCGTCTGAGACGCGGAATGCCTGTCCGGCCAGGAGGTAGGAGCTGTTCCGGTCAGAATAGATGATCCGGCGCTGGCCCTTGTGCCGGATCTGGACATCGCAGAGGCCTGGGATCTCGCTCGGAGTGACCTTTTCCACAGTGACCTCCTGCTGCTTGAATACGTTCTGGACCGCCTTTTGAAGGGTCTCAGTGGAGGGGCAGCCGGCAGAGGCAATGGAGGGGAGAAACAGAAATCCAGCGCACAGGTAGGGGGCGATTGGGCGAGTCATGGGCAGATTTTTTCCTTTAATTCGCCTCGCCACAGAGAACACAGGGTTCATAGAGATCTGTCTCCTCTGTGTCGAAGTCTTTTTTGGTTTTTTACGGCATCCAGGATGGATCCATCCGTTTTATGACGTTGAGCCCTCCGGGAAGCACGGACGAATTTACCATGCCGATGCTGTCCAGGAAACACTGGATCTCGTAGGAGCGGGTCCCAGCATTGCAAATGAGTACGAGGTGCCGGTCCCTGGGGAGTTTCTCCCGGTTTGACCGCACCGTGTCGTAGACAAGGGCCATCCACCTGTCAGGAAACCTTTCGACGAACGGCGCCGCCTCCTTAGGGTGCCTGAGGTCTACTGCCATCCAGTCGGGATGATCGGCCTTTCCCTTCATCCAGTCGAGGAAATCCTCCGGGGTGATGGTCCTGAGCCTGCCTGCCACAAGGTTGTCAGCCGTGTTCGCAGCTGCGTTCAGGATGTCCACTGCAGTGGAAAACGGTGGGGCGTAGGCGAGCTCGAGGGTGGAGAGGTCGGAGATGGTGGGCCGACCCGTTTCGAGGAGGGAGGCGACCGCGTTGATCCGGGCCATGAGCCCGTCTCCCATGGCCCCAAAGCCACTGAGCCCGAGGACCCGCCTGGTCCCCCGGTCCACGACGAGGCTCAGGAACATGAGGGCGTAGGTCGGAAAGAAGTGGGCCCGGTCGGACTGGGTGGCAAGGGCCTCGACCGCATCAAAGCCCTCCATCCGTGCGGTCTCAGGGCTGAGGCCCGTGGCCCCGACGCAGGCATCAAAGACCTTCATGACGAAGCTGCCCACCGCCCCGGGAAAGACGCTGGGTATGCCAGCCAGGTTGTCGGCCACGACCCGGCCCTGCCGGTTTGCAAGGGAGCCCATTGGGAAATAGCCCTTCTTTCCTGTCACGAGGTGGATGGTCTCAACACAGTCCCCGGCAGCGTAGATATCCGGGTCTGAGGTCTGCATCCTCTGGTTCACAACGATCGCCCCTTGGGGCGAGACGAGGAGACCTGCATCCCTGGCGAGTTCCCCCCGGGGGCGTACACCTGTCGCCACCACCACGAGGTCTGCCTCGAGCTCCCGTTGGTTCGTCACCACCTTTCGGATGCGTCCGCCCTCGCCCACGAACTCCCGGGCCGATTCATTCTTGTATACTGCGACCCCGTGCTTCCGAAGCTCCCCTTCCACCAGGGCGGCGATGGTCCGGCTCACGATGCGCGGAAGGACCTGGGGCATGAATTCCACGATGGAGGTCTCGATGCCCCAGAGGTCCACGAAGGCCTCGGCCATCTCGATCCCAATGGCCCCGCCCCCGATGATAACGACCTTCCCCACCTCGCCCCTGGATAGGCGTTCCTTGATCTCGATGGCCTTGTGGAGGTCAGAGATGCTGAAGACCCCGTCGAGATCGTTTCCCGGGATGGGGGGCATGAAGGGTCGGCTCCCGGTGGCGAGGACGAGTTTGTCATAGGGAAGGGCGTCAGTGCGTCCTGTCTGCACGTCCTCCACGTGGAGGACCTTTTTCGTCCGGTCGATAGAGATTGCGCGGGTCCCGGTGCGAATGTCGAGGCCCTTAGCCTCCCGAAAGAAGCGCTCGTCCCGGGCCATGTGAAAACTCGTTGATCGGAGTTCCTTCTCGTCCGGGACCTCCCCGGAGACATAATAGGGGATCCCGCATCCCCCGTAAGAAATGAGGGTGTCCTGATCGATGACGGTGATTTCGGCCTCCGGCATGAGCCTGCGTGCCCGGCATGCGGCCTTGGGGCCAGCAGCAACCGCTCCGACAATGACGATTCTCTTTCCCATTGTGATCCCTCCTTCTTTATCCGTGAGTCGATGTACGAGTTAAACAGCCCTACGTACATGGTCGCCTGGCTCTGCAAATACCCCGGCTGTCGGCTTATTTCGTGAAATCAAAAGGTTGAGTGCTTAGCCGTTAACTTATACGGGTACCTCTAAAAATTCCCGCTTCGTCAACCCGGCAAAGGCCTGGATCCATACAAATCAACCATCTGGATTCCGGCCTCCGCCGTTGTAATGACGAACTTTTCGAGACCTCCTTATATCACAAAATTGAAAGCAGAGTAATGAATAATTGATGGATTCTTCGGGTGGTTCTTTTCGTGCGTGTGTTGAGTTCCATGTCCCTCTCTGGTATATTGTCATTTATGGTTAAAAAGATTGGAGGCGGGGAAGATCGGCCCGGCGGCTCTGGCATGAACGGGCCGATCTCGAGCGATCTTCCGTCCCAGAAGGATCTGGAACAGGAGATTCGGGACTACCTCGTCAAGAAGTACGGGGGCAAGGTCCGGGTCGTCACCCAGTCGTTCATTCCGGAGCGCAAGGCCTCTGATGAGGATAGACCCGGCGAGGGCGGAAAGCAGCGGGACAGGTTTGTCTTTGATCTCAAGCCTGAAGATCTTGAGGCCTATCTCAACGAGTACGTCATTCGCCAGGACCAGGCGAAGGCCGTGCTCGCGACCAAGGTCTGCACCCATTTCAACCGTGTCGCCTATCTGGCCCGAAGGGGCGGAAACCGCCTCCCGGTCGGCAACATCAAGAACAACATCATCCTCATCGGCCCGACCGGTGTGGGGAAGACCTATCTCATCAAGCTTATCGCCGCGCGGCTCGGTGTCCCGTTCGTGAAGGGGGACGCCACCAAGTTCAGCGAGACGGGCTATGTTGGGGCGGACGTGGAGGACCTGGTCCGGGATCTCGTCAAGGAGGCCGACGGTGACATCGAGCTTGCCCAGCACGGCATCATCTATATAGACGAGATCGACAAGATCGCTGCGCCGTATCACGTGTACGGACCGGATGTCTCTCGCTCTGGGGTTCAGCGGGCCCTTTTGAAGCTACTGGAAGAGACGGAGGTGAGCCTGCGCATCCCGCACGACCCCATCTCCCAGATCGAGGCCATCGAACGTTATCGAAAGAGCGGCAAACGGGAAAAGCAGACCATCAATACCCGCAATATCCTCTTCATCGTGAGCGGGGCCTTTCAGGGTCTGCCGGAGATCATCCGGCGGCGCCTATGCCGTCAGGGGATCGGCTTCGGGGCCGAACTCGATCTTGGTGAAGAAAGGGAATGGTTGAAGTTTCTGAAACCCCAGGACCTCATCGACTACGGCCTTGAATCCGAGTTTGTGGGCCGGTTTCCCGTAGTGGCCGTTCTTGACGAGCTTACGGAAAAGGACCTCTATGATATCCTTCGCTCTCCAACATGCGCAGTGATCCAGAGCAAGAGGCATGATTTCCGGTCCTACGGTATCGATCTTCGCTTCGAGGATGAGGCCCTGAAGCTCCTGGCCCGGCAGGCGGCCGCGGAG
The genomic region above belongs to Deltaproteobacteria bacterium and contains:
- the aroA gene encoding 3-phosphoshikimate 1-carboxyvinyltransferase yields the protein MMEVKITVPGSKSVTQRAIAVAALADGASRLVGPLESEDTRLFRAALSRLGIMIEDADGSWMVHGQGGRILPAGGELFMGNNGTGIRFLASIVALGEGRYVLGGTERMAERPIEPLLSALRAWGAGAVSLRGTGCPPVAIEARGLEGGEVALSANLSSQYLSSLLIVAPYARKPARIRLDGPLVSRPYVDITLSVMASFGIEAREEEGIFTVPRGIYQAREYRIEGDASSASYFWAGAAVTGGCVTVANIPQDALQGDAAFADILGLMGCSVEKGPDGVTVQGPKDGLTAIEIDMGKWPDVVPTLAVTAAFARGRTVIRNVAHLRIKETDRLRAVAVELGRLGADVSELPDGLVIEGGRKLHGGSIRTYDDHRIAMAFAVAGLRVPGVVIEDPGCVRKSFPEFWDLWSRIRPLSAG
- a CDS encoding shikimate dehydrogenase, translating into MMYPDARTLLHGIIGHPVGHSLSPVFQNAAFSALGMNAVYLAFDVSPADLGDALRGVCALGIRGLSVTIPHKEAVIPFLDEVDGDAQSIGAVNTVLNRDGRLIGMNTDWQGAVQALESATSLAGKKVLVIGAGGAARAVCYGVTRKGAILHVANRTPEKARALAEAFGGTWSGLESLDRLNASILVNTTSVGMAPDVDCSPVPASVLEGVEVAMDIVYRPRETRLLREARAAGCRTVDGLAMLLHQGAAQFEIWTGRMAPVDIMEEALAKAISEKESA
- a CDS encoding AAA family ATPase; its protein translation is MNGPISSDLPSQKDLEQEIRDYLVKKYGGKVRVVTQSFIPERKASDEDRPGEGGKQRDRFVFDLKPEDLEAYLNEYVIRQDQAKAVLATKVCTHFNRVAYLARRGGNRLPVGNIKNNIILIGPTGVGKTYLIKLIAARLGVPFVKGDATKFSETGYVGADVEDLVRDLVKEADGDIELAQHGIIYIDEIDKIAAPYHVYGPDVSRSGVQRALLKLLEETEVSLRIPHDPISQIEAIERYRKSGKREKQTINTRNILFIVSGAFQGLPEIIRRRLCRQGIGFGAELDLGEEREWLKFLKPQDLIDYGLESEFVGRFPVVAVLDELTEKDLYDILRSPTCAVIQSKRHDFRSYGIDLRFEDEALKLLARQAAAEQTGARSLVSVVEKALLPFEKRLPSTDISYLVVTKKAVEDPDAALAALLSDPRDPSLERRYEAVLAEERRRCRERLGAMVPASLEKAGVDVTEPRLACVCELVLSEDLDPAAACEEVLSRIRQIRGYESSFYHRCGLHISFDNEAIDALLTANLLDAQRLNAQCERICNILEYGLTLARERQAQTEFVIPVEAVRNTELYINRLIRSCYRPEGKTEAR
- a CDS encoding IMP cyclohydrolase; its protein translation is MKDLKQMYRTIIGDQFPADLRISFGDQTLVYKKRTWCFKNEKTGAMEERGLRYGENPDQEAALYELVNGNLVLGGCSYIKPGNGLVSAITESDMLQAGKHPGKINLTDADNALNILKFLMKRPAAVIVKHNNPCGVAMADTLEQAVIKAWRADRVAAFGGCVALNRPVDLATAEFLASQYLEVVCAPSFEEGTLSVLGRRKNLRIIQIPRIDRLETFWDTRFVDFKSLIDGGIILQQSQINRIRSREDLRPAECEYEGKTYRTKRLPDDREYEDILFGWAVEQGITSNSVIYVKNCVTVGIGTGEQDRVGVAEIAVFKAYTKYADILCYDRHGIPYKNLELAVQKGERPQEEIAAIDAQVKKDRGGLPGSVMVSDAFFPFRDGVDVGIREGVTAIVQPGGSLRDWEAIEACNEADPPVAMVFTGQRAFKH
- a CDS encoding FAD-dependent oxidoreductase, which translates into the protein MGKRIVIVGAVAAGPKAACRARRLMPEAEITVIDQDTLISYGGCGIPYYVSGEVPDEKELRSTSFHMARDERFFREAKGLDIRTGTRAISIDRTKKVLHVEDVQTGRTDALPYDKLVLATGSRPFMPPIPGNDLDGVFSISDLHKAIEIKERLSRGEVGKVVIIGGGAIGIEMAEAFVDLWGIETSIVEFMPQVLPRIVSRTIAALVEGELRKHGVAVYKNESAREFVGEGGRIRKVVTNQRELEADLVVVATGVRPRGELARDAGLLVSPQGAIVVNQRMQTSDPDIYAAGDCVETIHLVTGKKGYFPMGSLANRQGRVVADNLAGIPSVFPGAVGSFVMKVFDACVGATGLSPETARMEGFDAVEALATQSDRAHFFPTYALMFLSLVVDRGTRRVLGLSGFGAMGDGLMARINAVASLLETGRPTISDLSTLELAYAPPFSTAVDILNAAANTADNLVAGRLRTITPEDFLDWMKGKADHPDWMAVDLRHPKEAAPFVERFPDRWMALVYDTVRSNREKLPRDRHLVLICNAGTRSYEIQCFLDSIGMVNSSVLPGGLNVIKRMDPSWMP
- a CDS encoding DsbC family protein; translated protein: MTRPIAPYLCAGFLFLPSIASAGCPSTETLQKAVQNVFKQQEVTVEKVTPSEIPGLCDVQIRHKGQRRIIYSDRNSSYLLAGQAFRVSDGGNLTQERISELNRFLPAEMERLSALTAFTVGNSGPVVYFVTDPQCPYCQKAEAVLGPMAERGEITLKVLFYPLSFHRGAKEECISIICDNKGLDGLRTRYRSENQCEDGKRKVEETVKFLSEKGITGTPSYIFPDGLPHSGVLDEVALKGRITGKKGDAAR